Proteins encoded together in one Benincasa hispida cultivar B227 chromosome 1, ASM972705v1, whole genome shotgun sequence window:
- the LOC120072967 gene encoding ATG8-interacting protein 1 — protein MADNDGEKNNSRGNEWEVVSLTASAYEAAPNVKEDESTDENNSNLYEAETSRALFMSRHFVFPPSQHENLPLEPDNSEIHNDQGGKENVVSDSAAVDGGKPSRKNEDSLNLEGLGETDEFSGIDKTTEKGSKLSFHGDDFSENTTLPDLSLVDKEQDPFGAPTYSSFHGETDLSSMNFDEIPPLESNDQVSSPESLETPKLDNKSNKSSLPCGAWWKRRAANLYSHAKDANAFWSIFIAAAVMGLVILGQRWQQESWQTLQLKWHSSVNDQKTNRVLGPITRLKDVIVGGQRRGSSIKFSPSEL, from the exons ATGGCAGATAATGATGGAGAAAAGAATAACTCTCGTGGAAATGAATGGGAAGTTGTTTCACTCACTGCATCGGCATATGAAGCTGCTCCGAATGTGAAGGAAGATGAATCGACTGATGAAAATAACAGCAATTTGTACGAAGCAGAAACTTCTCGTGCTCTTTTTATGTCTAGGCACTTCGTATTTCCACCGAGTCAGCACGAGAATTTGCCATTGGAACCCGATAATAGTGAGATTCACAACGATCAAGGAGGGAAGGAGAATGTGGTCTCTGATTCTGCTGCCGTAGATGGTGGAAAACCTAGTAGAAAGAATGAAGATAGCTTGAATTTGGAAGGGTTGGGTGAGACAGATGAGTTTTCAGGGATTGATAAAACTACGGAGAAAGGCAGCAAGCTGTCTTTTCATGGTGATGATTTTAGTGAAAATACTACCTTGCCAGATTTGAGCCTGGTTGACAAGGAGCAGGATCCCTTTGGTGCTCCTACCTATAGTTCCTTTCATGGCGAAACTGATCTTAGTTCAATGAATTTTGATGAAATTCCTCCATTGGAATCTAATGATCAAGTCTCAAGTCCAGAAAGCTTAGAAACTCCCAAGCTTGATAACAAAAGCAATAAGTCCAGTCTTCCTTGTGGTGCTTGGTGGAAGAGAAGAGCTGCTAATTTATACTCTCATGCAAAAGATGCGAATGCATTTTGGTCCATTTTCATTGCAGCAGCTGTTATGGGACTCGTAATACTTGGGCAACGCTGGCAGCAGGAAAGTTGGCAGACTCTGCAGCTGAAATGGCATAGTAGTGTGAATGATCAG AAGACTAACCGAGTGCTGGGACCAATAACTCGGCTTAAAGATGTGATCGTGGGTGGCCAACGCCGTGGTTCGTCTATCAAGTTTAGCCCCAGTGAGTTATAA
- the LOC120089088 gene encoding uncharacterized protein LOC120089088, translating into MRICFSRSSRPVFILIVLAAGIFKDAGFNRFADGGQRRIHITDDLDDVVDDEEDESWKEWGKKKSASSDFDLPPADLSNMEFQEIQAEMTNRHFGPTMGFVKLRLGVRRTPDMVAEIAMQWTKVLKTGSVEAKFMAVDLNTLMFTMERGRDLNELKEFVLSQSQSYEIKIGDQVFRRPGDPPLEEVIELLQKEKNKAGGTGSSEKAEPLHQEL; encoded by the exons ATGAGAATTTGCTTCTCACGTTCTTCTCGACCCGTATTCATTCTCATCGTCCTCGCCGCCGGCATTTTCAAGGACGCCGGATTCAATCGCTTCGCCGACGGTGGCCAACGAAGAATCCACATTACAGATGATCTCGACGACGTGGTTGATGATGAGGAGGACGAATCTTGGAAGGAATGGGGCAAGAAAAAGTCCGCCTCCAGCGATTTCGACCTCCCGCCGGCCGATTTATCGAATATGGAGTTTCAGGAGATTCAGGCTGAGATGACGAATCGGCATTTTGGTCCAACTATGGGATTTGTCAAGCTTCGGCTCGGCGTTCGGCGGACTCCG GATATGGTGGCTGAGATTGCTATGCAATGGACGAAAGTTCTGAAAACTGGATCCGTTGAGGCAAAATTTATGGCGGTAGACCTTAATACACTCATGTTCACAATGGAGAGAGGACGAGACTTGAATGAG TTGAAGGAGTTTGTGTTGAGCCAATCACAATCATACGAGATCAAAATTGGGGACCAAGTATTTCGAAGACCTGGAGATCCTCCTCTAGAAGAAGTCATTGAGTTGCTCCAAAAAGAGAAGAACAAAGCTGGTGGCACCGGTTCTTCAGAAAAGGCTGAGCCATTACATCAGGAACTGTAG
- the LOC120072956 gene encoding ascorbate transporter, chloroplastic, with protein MAIGSLVSNRNFGSFDGSGRVCKTEKASSHHAVERSVIFAAHYGQGRPNLFFRKSLGWRLNSSSPKISCSTFLHAITQDGKLFKPLGICTDETSGPRLPFVKSTITWSRRKCRCYPQCTSACILTSGPSWLQCQKSRHVKVDRTSANYKSNDFDITKGDVDALALAEGSGDALFIEGNEQIVSPWWESFPKRWVIVLLCFFSFLLCNMDRVNMSIAILPMSKEFNWNSATVGLIQSSFFWGYLLTQIVGGIWADKIGGKLVLGFGVVWWSIATILTPIAARIGLPFLLTMRAFMGIGEGVAMPAMNNIISKWIPVSERSRSLALVYSGMYLGSVTGLAFSPMLIHKFGWPSVFYSFGSLGSIWFALWLTKAYSSPKEDPGLSAKEKKIIFDGSISKEPVEVIPWKLILSKAPVWALIISHFCHNWGTFILLTWMPTYYNQVLKFNLTESGLFCVLPWLTMAVFANIGGWIADTLVSRGFSITTVRKIMQSIGFLGPAFFLTQLSHVRTPAMAVLCMACSQGSDAFSQSGLYSNHQDIGPRYAGVLLGLSNTAGVLAGVFGTAATGYILQRGSWDDVFKVAVALYIIGTLVWNIFATGEKVLD; from the exons ATGGCCATCGGCAGCTTGGTTTCTAATCGGAACTTTGGTTCCTTCGACGGCTCAG GAAGGGTGTGCAAGACAGAGAAAGCTTCTTCTCACCACGCGGTAGAACGTTCAGTTATTTTTGCAGCTCACTATGGACAAGGACGGCCAAACTTGTTTTTTAGAAAGTCACTTGGTTGGAGATTAAATAGTTCTTCTCCTAAGATCTCGTGTTCCACATTTCTTCATGCTATTACTCAAGATGGGAAGCTTTTCAAGCCACTGGGAATTTGCACAGATGAAACTTCTGGACCAAGATTGCCATTTGTCAAAAGTACCATCACTTGGTCAAGAAGAAAATGCAGATGTTATCCTCAGTGTACTAGTGCTTGCATTCTAACCAGTGGACCTAGTTGGCTGCAGTGCCAAAAGTCTCGGCATGTTAAGGTCGATCGAACTTCTGCTAATTACAAGTCAAATGACTTTGATATAACGAAAGGAGATGTGGATGCGTTGGCATTGGCAGAGGGGTCAGGTGATGCACTTTTTATCGAAGGCAATGAGCAGATAGTATCGCCTTGGTGGGAGAGTTTTCCAAAGCGTTGGGTGATTGTATTGCTTTgttttttctcctttctactATGCAATATGGATCGT GTGAACATGAGTATTGCCATACTCCCAATGTCGAAAGAATTTAATTGGAACAGTGCAACAGTTGGCTTGATCCAGTCATCTTTTTTCTGGGGCTATCTTCTAACGCAG ATTGTTGGGGGGATATGGGCAGACAAAATTGGTGGGAAGCTTGTGTTGGGTTTTGGAGTAGTGTGGTGGTCAATAGCAACTATATTGACACCAATTGCTGCAAGAATTGGGCTTCCTTTTCTGCTTACGATGCGTGCTTTTATGGGAATTGGTGAG GGTGTTGCTATGCCTGCAATGAACAATATTATATCAAAGTGGATTCCCGTATCAGAGAGAAGCAGATCACTTGCACTAGTGTACAGTGGCATGTATCTCGGTTCAGTAACAGGATTGGCTTTCTCACCTATGTTAATTCACAAATTTGGATGGCCATCTGTGTTTTACTCATTTGGTTCTCTCGGAAGTATATGGTTTGCACTGTGGCTAACAAAA GCATATAGCTCCCCAAAAGAAGATCCAGGTCTCAGTGCAAAGGAAAAGAAGATTATCTTTGATGGAAGCATTTCAAAGGAACCTGTGGAAGTTATTCCgtggaaattaattttatcaaaagcaCCTGTTTGGGCTCTTATAATCTCCCATTTCTGCCATAATTGGGGAACCTTCATTCTGTTGACGTGGATGCCCACATACTATAATCAG GTTTTGAAGTTCAACCTCACCGAATCTGGACTCTTCTGTGTTCTGCCATGGTTGACCATGGCTGTTTTTGCAAATATCGGAGGATGGATTGCAGACACACTAGTGAGCAGAGGTTTCTCCATCACTACAGTTCGAAAG ATCATGCAATCTATTGGATTTCTGGGACCAGCTTTCTTCCTTACTCAGCTGAGCCATGTTAGAACACCTGCTATGGCAGTATTATGCATGGCATGCAGTCAG GGATCTGATGCATTTTCACAATCCGGACTCTACTCCAATCACCAAGACATTGGACCACGATATGCT GGAGTATTGTTAGGATTATCAAACACCGCCGGCGTGCTCGCTGGTGTCTTCGGTACAGCTGCAACTGGATACATACTCCAACGAG GGTCATGGGACGATGTATTCAAGGTGGCAGTTGCATTGTATATCATAGGCACATTAGTCTGGAATATCTTTGCAACCGGGGAAAAAGTTCTTGATTAA